Proteins co-encoded in one Eriocheir sinensis breed Jianghai 21 chromosome 5, ASM2467909v1, whole genome shotgun sequence genomic window:
- the LOC126982709 gene encoding serine/threonine-protein kinase SBK2-like, with amino-acid sequence MFDLTFGSGRAARQAAQQRGEARQRLLQLGVPLFPDGMLRQAVAAAPELGRGTFGACFSIQVYAGSRPLAAAAKLFHGQQSLQQALREALAYHELTDVPGVPRLLGVSLAPLCLVTTLHGPRTLLDALCSPGTPAAALLRALAQLAATLRAMHERRLCHNDLKFDNVLLDGAPDAPAARATLVDMGAVRRTGARPYHGRQLSGDKYPYLAPEVLRGGPVSPASDAFSLGWMLEGVLDALPPASPARAAQGRGVARQCMHQDPARRLSVAAAQDAITNLLLDSP; translated from the coding sequence ATGTTTGACCTCACGTTCGGTTCGGGGCGCGCGGCGCGGCAGGCGGCGCAGCAGCGCGGCGAGGCGCGGCAGCGCCTGCTGCAGCTGGGCGTGCCGCTGTTCCCTGACGGCATGCTGCGgcaggcggtggcggcggcgcctGAGCTGGGCCGCGGCACCTTCGGCGCCTGCTTCAGCATACAGGTCTACGCCGGCTCCCGCCCGCTGGCCGCCGCCGCCAAGCTGTTCCACGGGCAGCAGAGCCTCCAGCAGGCGCTACGCGAGGCGCTCGCCTACCACGAGCTGACGGACGTGCCCGGCGTGCCCCGCCTGCTGGGCGTGAGCCTGGCGCCGCTGTGCCTCGTCACTACGCTGCACGGCCCACGCACCCTGCTGGACGCCCTCTGCAGCCCCGGCACGCCCGCCGCGGCCCTGCTGCGCGCCCTGGCCCAGCTGGCCGCCACGCTGCGCGCCATGCACGAGCGGCGCCTCTGCCACAACGACCTCAAGTTCGACAACGTGCTGCTGGACGGCGCGCCGGACGCCCCCGCCGCCCGGGCCACGCTGGTGGACATGGGCGCTGTGCGGCGGACAGGCGCGCGGCCCTACCACGGGCGGCAGCTGAGCGGCGACAAGTATCCGTACCTGGCCCCCGAGGTGCTGCGGGGCGGCCCCGTGTCCCCCGCCAGCGACGCCTTCTCCCTCGGCTGGATGCTGGAGGGCGTGCTGGACGCGCTGCCGCCCGCCAGCCCCGCCAGGGCCGCGCAGGGCCGCGGCGTGGCGCGCCAGTGCATGCACCAGGACCCGGCGCGGCGCCTCTCCGTGGCCGCCGCGCAGGACGCCATCACCAACCTCCTCCTCGACTCGCCCTGA